From the genome of Megachile rotundata isolate GNS110a chromosome 3, iyMegRotu1, whole genome shotgun sequence:
ttgacACGAAAATGTATATAacgtttatttaaaagttatagATGCTACCTGTTCCTAAAAGGCATAATGTTATACAGTTTTACTCGCCTGTATGGGTAGTACCTTACTTAACCTCACTTTCTTACATTATCATgacttaaaatatattataattttaatcaacttatatatttaatttaatgtagaAAATTTATAGTCGCGTAAAATTTTAATCTAGGAATTATCGATAACTTACAATTTGCTGCTATTTACGGTATTAATGCACAAGTACATTTAAATTGCAAGTATGGGCTGTTTACTGACAGACGCATGCGCGTAAGCACAGTCAATAAATTTTAACTAACGTAACACGTTTATGAATGGCTTTCATTATTTGTATTGCTATTGAAAtcattatttgtattttatgatagttatttagtaaattattcgtttttatttaaatacatattgtcaatatacaaaaaatataaaaaagtattgaCAGTATGTATTGGCGGTCTGAGGTAtcggttaaaaatataatttattttacccATTCGGTCGAAGCTCACGAATTACAACGTTATAACTGAACAGATTAATTATTCTCACATCTTTTCAGAACCAGTGTTAAAAGCGAAGTGGAAAGGTTTACGGGACACTTTTCGGGCAGAATTAAAAAAGGACCAAGTTTATCGTAAAAGTAAATTTCATCGAAATAGGCCGGTATGGATACATTTCAAAAGTTTACAGTTTTTAAAGGAACAAATGTTACCTCGTCCTCCGATTTGGGAGCGAAGTAATCCTTGTCAAGATGACGATCGAGTACCAAGCGAAGGTGAAGGCGATGGACTGATGCTGAAAAGTTCGTCGGTGTCAAATCGAAATGTTGACGACCGTAACTCGATTGCAAATCATCTACTGTCGATGAATAACGACAACGGATTAAAGATCGACAGTGTCAATCATATAGACGTGAAACAAGAACCTGAAGAAAACTTTGACAATCTCGAGTTCCAAAGTGTTTCCGATAATTTAACTGAAAACGAAAtgatgttacaaaatatttcccCTGAACAAGTGTTGATAGGCGACAGTGATACTAATATTGGCCTCCCGGTAGATCCTTTAGAAGGCAACCGTTtcgacgacaattattatttccTTATGAGTCTTTTACCTCACATAAGAGCATTACCTGCAGATAGAAGGATGCTGCTCAGAATGCAAATGCAGGAATTAGTTTATAAAGAGGTTTATAAGAAAAATTCGGATGAAGTTACTACATCATAAAAAAACGTAAAAACAAgtacttatttttaatgatgATACAAACGAGTGTTTTTCGGAACTAGTTAGAGTTTactaattttcatttatgaaaattaacGAAACAACTAATAGGTTTGAAAAACGTGGAAAATAAACGATCTTAACTAGGATGACCATTCGTACTAATTTTTAAGCatttaaattgatttaaaaaattgtgtgcGTAGACCGTAGCGAggtagaaataaaatttctgtatttattacatataaaaatttgataatttaggaattttgagagtcaggaatttggaaaaatgaaaatttcaaaatttaagcttatggaaatttacaaatttagaaatttggaaattacagaatttaaataaaaataattaatgctAATTTGCGgaatgagaaatttggaattttgagaacttgaaaattgactTGCATTCATCATGACGCTCTCGAATTAAAATATCAACCGTAACGTTCGTACGTTGAATCACATTCAcagtttcatttaaaaagttttaagtTACACCGATTTTTAGATCGTTAAGTTTTAttctaaataattgaaaaaatatgtttgcatttattttaacgCTTTAACCTTTCTGTTTCACAACCTTTCTGTTTTACAACCAATCGCTATTTCTGTACAGAATTCACGGTGAAACTAAATGGTCACCCTAGTCTTAACCTTAACCAAATTTAAATAAGTCAACGCTCCATAGTTTGAGAGACACTGGTGCTTTCTCGTACCTGTAGGTACGACCGTGATGTTTAGCGTGGTGtgtataggtatagtaattgtattcgTGTATTCATGAACATTCCTGTTTCGTTGCGCATGCGTACCTGCTATGGCTCCTCTCGGCTGATCGTTTTCGCGTTATGGTTCAGTCGTGCTTTCGTTTAGTTTGTCCACGATTGCCACGAGATCGTTGTGTTCGTTCCGTCTGCCGTTTGAAATTCGACATTTGTTTAACTATTTTGTTTTGACGGGTACATCTGTCTGTTGCGACAAGTACGCTATTATTGTGACGGTTTTTTTTATATGCGTCTACTAGATCGTGGTTTGGTGTGTACAGGTGTTTATCTTAGGTGACAGTTAGGAAGGTGCATCTGCCTCGGATTTTGTCTCTTTTTCCATGCTCTGTACCTTCCGCGTTGAAGCGGCTGTAATTGACTTGTTcgtttgattgtaattgattATTCGAAACTGAAGAATATCTCGGTGTCCGAATTTCTTTGGGGTTACCTATTGTTCGGTTCAAGGTGAGTCAACGTTCGGCCAATAATGTTAAGGAAATGTCTTTTTTCAAACTTCAtcctacaattattatataaaactgCATCGAACGATATGATACTAAGTTTATTGTCATCCTTACTCTCGctttttttcaaattcaatacTAACGAATGGTATTAAGTTGTTGACAatggtaaataattaatatgcaataaatttgaaaatgaatgtATTTAAAGTATCAATTGATCGACAAGGAAATATTTATCTTTTGTAAAGTAAATGGTATTCTGTACATGTACAACGTATTATAGCGAATAAtggttagaattttaaaatgccAAATGTTTATGTTGATACGCTACTACCAAGTAGACATTATCCGGATTAAGCAAAACTGTGTTTGATCAGCGTCAAAGTTAATGATACTCTCATCCCATTATAATTAAGGTTAAGGTATTATACGTTGTTGAGCGCTAAAATATACTTCGTCTACACTTTCGAGCTTGCTCTAAATAGCGTCCTGGAATCTCCCTGCGATTCGAAACGCATCCACGCATTCCGTTCCGAGTGACAAGTACCTGGAAACCAAAACGTTAATTATCTTACGGATAATTTTCGTAAATAGTCGCGATAATGTcaatatattgtacatttttatccgaactaaaatttatctatttatttacGCGCCgatgcaaataaataaataatggatatACCGAGAAATTTCGTTAAAGTCATGTAGGTTAGACTCTGGTTTtcgtacatataaaaatttaaatataattacgtAGTTGGTTTATAAACGAAACATTGCAATGAGATAAATATTCGATGTATCTGTCGCTCGCGGCATGCGCGTTTAACAAATCTTAGTTACCAACGTAACAACGGTAAAATAATGAACTGGTACAAAATGTCTATAAGATACGTATATAGGATTATTGACCACATTATTATGTCATTTATATcgtttaataaaaatagtacacGTTTTACGTCATACAATGGACTAGACATGAACTATTTTCATGTtacaaatgtatttaaaataaaaatagaacacAGGAAGTGGATAGCTTTCTTGTAAATAAAAGATGTATTTCACATTTGAAACAATATAGCGGGGATATGTATTATCATCTGGGTTATATTTTTGCTGGAAAAAAGCATGTTATACGTTGCAacagatattttaaaattagcaaattagatGGATTCAAAGGAGAAAATTTTGGCTGTGTTTTGAGCAGTGATATTCGATAATAACACGATTATTAAAATGCGCTTTTAGCGGATGATGAGTTTTAACGATTATCTCGTTGACTGCCTTAAATTAATATGGCTTCGCTTACTGTGTGCGAACTTGTCAAGTGCATTTTGCACGAGTATGAAAATCGATTATATTAATAGCATCCGATAAAGTAACATATATCGAAGTAAACGGGATTTGTGTTTTACACCCTTCATATCTAACGCGTATTAGAAACTTAAGCAGAACAAAACATGTAacgattatattttgtaattattaaatatgattgagattgtttaaTTCAAAACCATAAATCTGTttcgttaattttaatttcggaTTTAATTaagatgaaattaatatttaataactgtTTGACTTTATTCTgatgtttgaagttttatgcaaaaatgattCAGTGAGCAACGTATAATCAtgctttgttttattattttcaattaatcaTTCTTTTGTATTATTACAAGACTTGTATTTTCTAAGGAAAATGATGACGTAGGGGAAGAAGACATTTgtgttttaaacatttattcggaaaaatttgatttaatatttattacaaatatagcgagttacatattaaatataataaataatatttaataaatatttaataaatattaaatataataaattaaatagaagttacatattaaattttataatatttaataattaaaagttgctaacgttttttaaattgatcttaacatttttcaaatcagtattataattatatttttataactctGATAAAAAGTACATGCAAACTAAACATAACATATGGTAAATCTCATGTACTCTAATATACAAGAATAGTGAAACCTTCCTCTACACCtaaaatttctctaattatAAAGTGAATAAGAAAACATTTTCCCGTttcttttagtattttatttttaattttggatgatttacagaagtggagtCCCTGCTTGTAAATTAATAGTTCATTTCGATTTTcaacaaatatttgaaagttaaaataaaacGCCAAACTGAGGAAGTCACGATACAATCATTTCCTCTACTTTCcaaaataatctttttattACAAAGGGAGCGTATGATGCAAATCACGCACTGATTTGGTTCAAACTTTGCATAATTATCAAGAACGCCAAAAATAAGGATTTTGCGCATGCGTAGCGAACAGTTCTCCAAAATAAGAAAGATTTAGAAGAGCACGGAATCATAATTGTATTGTAGCGGGGTAGGTTACAAATCCAGGGGGTGCAAattcatcttttttttttaatacgtaaatataaatttctccTTTATTTTGAGAAGTTGCACGCtgtagttttacaaaatttttattttcgtcaTCTAAAAGTATGCAAAATTTGTGCGGAATCCATACTTCCTTTGTTAGAAAGAACATGATAATAATCAGacataaaagaaaaagaaattcatATCTGTTAACTTTGACCGATGTACATATAACGTAACAAAGTGACTCCTTCGACTTTTCTCATATGTTGTTGAGTCTGACTCACTGTACCATGACTCCTGTTCTTGATTCTCACGCTTTTCTCGAACTGTGACTATATAGGTAACGCGGCATATTTATCAAATCCCATTTACATAGATCATAACGCGTTTACTCTCTAAGAATAGGCAGTGTCGTTACATGTAAAAATCATTCACCGTTACATTCGCCAGCTAAGAATGTTAAAGAGATAAAACACGAAGATCTCGGTGTTACGTTCCTCCTCTTATTCATCCTACTCTTTTCGTTTTGAGTGTGTGACTCATTAGAACATTTTTCAGTAGTGACCGGTTCTACCGGTGCGGCGCGTCCTCTGATCGAAGGAGCTCTCTCTCTCGGTGATCCCTCTCTCTGTTTTCTTACCTCATCGAGTTTCGTCTCCAATCTGGCCGATAACGAAGAATGGTAAGCTCCCGTTCGCCAGGCGTAAATGTCTCACCCGCTAACAGCGTGGCTACATCGCGTGTCGTCGTGTCCGACAGTGACGTAGCTCGTGATGGTGACGCCATCTTAACGAGCGGCCGGCAATCATATCACGCAGAGAACGAGGGTGGTCGCGTAAACGGAACTTCTGCCGAATGGAGCCAAAGCGGTCCGCCCTCGCTTTCTATGCCGGCCGACCTGCAGAATCTGGacaacccaaatttccaagattctggCCATTATTCAGCTAGTCCTGAACATACCGATGCTGCTTCTACACCGTCGTGCGACGTTAAAACTGTCAGAAACGACGAAGAAGAGAGCTACGAAGCTTTCGGGTCGGTCGAAGGTGACGCCGATGACGGGGTGGATTCACCGGGTGGTAGCAGTTCTGCACCCTCACCCACCGGCACCAATTCTCTGAGGTAAGTTCGTTGCCTCGTTTCTATATATACAACTGTATATCGACGGTTTTTTCCCCGCGATATTGATACCACTGGTTCGAAGGCATTGGCGTTACTTTGCGCGCGAAcgaattcaaatttcaaattcgataAGTTCAAGCTTTCTCCGAGAACAATAGAGGGTGCTTTGATCGTTATGAATATgtgtgaattaataaaattgtgctTGTAGTGCAGTTTTAATACATGGTTTCCATTTATGTGGTTAGTGTGAAGgagtgaattttcaaatttttaaatttacaaacagTATTCTTACTTAATTCTAAGTAGTACAGTATTTAATTCTAGAACtgtcaataaaattttaatattgctgTAAGCAAAATCTTTATGAAAGGAATCTTTATTAATTTCGTTATTGCATTTATAAAAGTGTTCTAACGAAATGTACGCTGCTTTTAACGTTTATGTCGGACATGTTTGCTTTACGAAACCATGTATAGGCATTGCATTTTACAACTCGGAGTTTAATACAGTTTTCCCACATTTGGTATGATTATCATTCGTATAGATCTGTTCCCACGATTAAATTAATGCTTCGGTAGGTTGATCCGATGCGTAGAAAAACTTTCACGCGAAAAGAGAAAATTGAATCTGGTATCTTTTGTACTTTGCAAAAGTTAGCGGAATTATTACTACAGTCTCTTCTATATTCGTTACAAATGTATTGCATATATTTTACTTCCTACATGCGATTatctttaaactttcaaaacGTGCCTTGTAATTATAATGTACTTATGTATACTTTTCGATTGTTTCCCCTCGTGCTGTATTATGCTACGATATTGAATAGAATTGTGTTGTATGCAATTGTAAAATACAAGTCTCTTATCTGGCATATTTATACGCGAATGGAGGTAAAGAAACTAATTAGTTACAAGACAACGTTTACATTAATTGCAAATACTTACACGATAATATAATGTTATTAGTAAATACTGTATATCATTGTTTTTAATTCTACTTTTATTGATTCTGTTTTAAATAGAAATCCGAGGAGCCCCAATTCAACTATAGGAAGGCATTCTTGGTTAAGAACCTCACTTAGGCGGACACCACCCTGGtaagttatattatttcaataatattattttacttgatttctttattaaaaatttgcaagaaaaaGTAGATGGTATATTGTGTATTGAAtgttatttttcataatattgtttattttttaaatgtaatatttgccattttttatttgttgcaGTTTCATGATTAATATAGGTATATAGTGATTTACATATGTGATTTATATGTATTGTTGGAGCATATGATATAGCAATCTAGATGCAGGAATTTAGGGTATATATATCTATTCttttaatttgacaaattataacaaattctcaaacataaaaatttgagtttgCAGTAGTTGtcagagatttaaaaaattgtaaagttgttgtcatttaaataatttttatggtcAACAACTGATTCATATAAACGTTGAATTTTTTGGATggtctcatatttttaaatttgtcaattaaaatgcatttatcaaaaaatttctaatattttaaatagtgtCAACATAAAACAACAAAAAATACACGTTCAAGGAAATTCGTGCAGATTTAACGTGCACTTGGAATTCTCTTTGATATGTGGAACGAAACCAACGGTTGATTTCATGTCACGTCAAAAAATGACATACGTGTTACGTAAAAACGAAATTCATGCATTGTCGGCTGTATTATGGTTATCGGGTTCAGATTGAATTCGCCGCGCGACTTTAATTTCCGCTGATCCGGAAGGCGGAACAATGACGAGGTTGGCGTGTGAAAATATCGTCGTTGCAAAACAACTTGATAAATCGCGGTCTAGCCGCGTTAATAGACCCAAGCAGATAAGAAACCTGTTTAATCCCGGGGAAAGATACTCCAAGTTGTAAAAAACTCGTTAAATTTCTTTGGCAAAATGTCTAAAGCTATCCGTTCGATGTAAAAAGGAAGTTGTTACGAGTAGAGTGTGCGAAGAACACACTAGATAACGTATACAATCGTTCCTATTCTATTATCTCCGATTAGGCCATAATAATTTAGTGGATAACGTTCAGCATCGCAGAACAATTACCTACCTGTGTAATTAACTGATTCCATTTTTATTAGATTGTTGCATATCTAGTGATTTCGGAACAGGGCGTGATTAAAATGACATTTATGGCACATCAATTTGAGTAACTGCACCTAATGTGGAACACTGCCAAAAATAGAAATATGTTTTGTTTTCAATGAAACATGACAAAGTTAATTTATATGTTAATAGTTAACTGTGTAGTACGTTTAAAGAGCTAAGAACGGTGAGATGTAATAATGGTACCTCATATAGAACATGTAAGATTTATAAGGAACTGGGAAGATTTCACTTTTATTGTGgagaatgaatatttatttcattgagaggaacaaataaatgtatccaaatttactaaaatttattttacatattatttttctttgtccTTTGCATGGTACCATTGCAAGTCATATACCCCTTGCAAGTCATTTTTCATATGTAACTGTATTGCATCAATTTTTCtctattatcattattatcaaatgcggaaattcagaaatttagaagttatcaaattttcaaatttttgaacccTCAGATTTTGTggactcatattttcaaattaattcataattaatctGACAgcgtaaatttttattatcttcTTTATTTGATGCCATAAATACCTGGTTACTTTGCTTAGTAGTTAATCCTACTTAAGAATATTTTGTGTGAATCCGACTATTTTGTGTGTAAAATATTGTCAAaacgatagaacaattactttCATCTATCTTTAAGCTTTGAATTGATATGACACTAATGTTATTTTACAGTGCTTCCATTAAGtcgtttaaatttaatatccaATATCGAAGTAATGGCTTGATGTCACCGAACAAGTCACTTTCTTTCGGATTATCTATTCGTTACAGATGATCACGGATGATTTGAGCTGTTATTATAAAGAACAATAGAATATCTTGAGAGAAAGAAAACGCTCTCATGAATGGAAAGTTTGtcgtatattattttaattaaagaattttcaatGCGGAGTCTGAACTGTACATCTTGATGTGCAAATAAAGATATGTTTGGTTTATCTAAGAACtctcaaatatttagaaaattatgaacGAAAACACGTCTTCGATGAAAATTGTATGATAATCAACTGGCACGTATTTGACCTTACAATGACCTTGAAATGCCCTGTGACAtgcatataaaatttttttaatgcgTTGATATATCGTCCTGTGCAGAAATTGATTCTTCAAAACTTTCTatgtaaaaaagaattaaagtaTCAA
Proteins encoded in this window:
- the LOC100881084 gene encoding uncharacterized protein LOC100881084 isoform X2 → MYYFIFSNNSFIEPVLKAKWKGLRDTFRAELKKDQVYRKSKFHRNRPVWIHFKSLQFLKEQMLPRPPIWERSNPCQDDDRVPSEGEGDGLMLKSSSVSNRNVDDRNSIANHLLSMNNDNGLKIDSVNHIDVKQEPEENFDNLEFQSVSDNLTENEMMLQNISPEQVLIGDSDTNIGLPVDPLEGNRFDDNYYFLMSLLPHIRALPADRRMLLRMQMQELVYKEVYKKNSDEVTTS
- the LOC100881084 gene encoding uncharacterized protein LOC100881084 isoform X1, producing the protein MRDEVKMDANRLIAEVYKRPALWNQRHISYHNREVTNRVWMEIASIFKLPKPVLKAKWKGLRDTFRAELKKDQVYRKSKFHRNRPVWIHFKSLQFLKEQMLPRPPIWERSNPCQDDDRVPSEGEGDGLMLKSSSVSNRNVDDRNSIANHLLSMNNDNGLKIDSVNHIDVKQEPEENFDNLEFQSVSDNLTENEMMLQNISPEQVLIGDSDTNIGLPVDPLEGNRFDDNYYFLMSLLPHIRALPADRRMLLRMQMQELVYKEVYKKNSDEVTTS